DNA sequence from the Bombus vancouverensis nearcticus chromosome 8, iyBomVanc1_principal, whole genome shotgun sequence genome:
TTTAACTAAAAAGAGTTTAATCATAATTACAAAATTTCTCtcgttattcaaataatttacatatttaaaagTTATCACGATAGTACTATGTAATACTGTTTTTTCTTCAAGCGGTTTTTCCTCTGTTGGTTTTCCCCTTCTGTTTCTTTTCGCTAATATTTCTTCTAATTCTGCAGCTTCTTCCTCAGTTGGTTTGATAATTCGTTTTTCATCCACATATCCACCCCATGGACCCAAGAATCCTTCAATATCTGCAGGATCATCATTTCTGTGACGTTTTCTTTTGTCAGAAGCCCTTAATGTTGTATTTTCAAATACAGTTTTACCACCAGATTCTTCAGCTGCATCTTTTGCACCAATAATTGTTTTACCCTCGTCTGCACTACCATCTACAGTCGGATCTAGTGCATATCCTATAAAATACATTTGCAAAAACCTATAATCGTATTGCAATGCATGGTTCCTTTTAAGATTTCTATCATTacgctattattattataatacataccgTAACTGGCAAATGTTCTTCTTTGattttcaaattgaaattcACTTATATGAGCTTTCTCTACATATCCAGAAAGCATATTTTTTACAGCACGTTGCTGTTGCGTTTTAAATGGATTTTCTGGACCAACATCCGGCGCAAAAAGTTCTTCATATTTAGGGTTGTGCATTATTTCTTTCACAGTTGAATCTACATGATTCATACATAACTCAGTTCCCTGTATTATAACGATTATAACAAGTATTAATTACTGTACTATTTAAGagaataatttcaaaattgtttgtaattttaaataatcctTGGTTGAATCAATGCAACATAAAACTAATTTTTAACCTATgtgaattaatgaaaaaaatttaTCAACGAATATTCACCGTTGGTATTACTTCTGGTGCAGAACAAATTTGCATATTTATAGATGCAGTCAAATTTCCTGCAGAAATAGGATTAACGACAGAAACGTTGGTAGAATCAACAATACAGTTAACCTCCCTCTTTTTAATTTCACTCTCATTTTCAGGTTCACTGTTATCATCACTACTACCATAATCTTTCAAAGCAAGCATATTGTATCGAGAAACTTTCGTGTTGTGCTATATGCTTAAAGTCAATCAGAAGCACTGTGaaacgaaataattgtttaCGAGGAAAAGACCAATTGTATTTTATTCGCTTTCATATTCTTGTTTGCATGCAACAATGTCAGACATATGTAAGTTAACTGGCCGATGAGATTTATGTACCACACGAAAACGTTATAAACAGtaaacacatacatatacaatacatatacacatattatatcaataatttatacGAATTACTGTTGTAATAGGAAAACAATGCATAGAAAACGACCTACGAATGATATTAACTTGTTAACAAAATTCTCGGAGATGCTAACCTATATCCAGTAGAAAATGAGTAACACTGGCAGCGCTTCGTGTTTTATTCCGGATCTCAAGTCATCATATTCCGATGAAGATAACACGTTGGTGCGAAATTTGTCAGGAATGAATTTACCTGAGAAAATTCTATTCGTAATCGATACGACAAGGGAGAGAAATTGTACTCCTTTTAAACTTTCTACAGGAGCTAGCTATATGCCTCTGTTTATGATAAAACGAActattgaaaattttatttacattaaatCTATCATTCAACATAGTCATGAATATGCATTAATGATTTTGAATTCTCACAGCTCTCAATGGATATGCGATTTTACCAATAACACCAACAGCATTGTTAATCACTTGAATCTTATTAATGATGATCTTCTAGAAGAAGATAAAAAATCATACGATTTTGGGCAAATGTTTGATGAAATACAACGAAACTTACCTCTACCAACAAAAGAACATGACACAGCTGTTCCAGCATTTGTTGTCAGAGTAATTTTAGTGTATTCACGCTCCAACAGTGTACCAAAATTTCATATTGATAAAAAACCTTTAGATACTCTTACAAGAAatccatatttttttatagatgTATTGTATGTACATGAACCACCTTGCTCAGAAAATTTATGCGAAGAAGTTTATTCTGAAATAGCAAAATTGGATACAACAAATTTTTCATACATATTAGAAGTAGGAAGGAACGCAGCAAAATTGCATGACAGTATGGCTAAACTACTGGCACATCCCCTACAAAGGCCACCTCAAAAAGATGTATGTTATGCAATTTGTCCATCTCCTGGTTCTCAAGAAACATGTAATAATATTTAACTGTATAACTTCTGTCTTCTGAAAATTGTTAAAAGGAACATTAAtgtatgtttaaaaaatataatcattGAAAATACATGCAATAAATAAAGCTTTGAAGCTTAAGAAACCTCTTGTACTCCTGATATTGTTACATGCTATATATACGCGATCAATATAAGCTTTTTGTTCATCGTTTTTTTGTTGATCACGTCATAAATTCTTTTTCCTTACATTGATAAAATTCAAAAATGATGTTAAAGTAGCTTACATGTGaatttacatacatacatttgtAATACGTCGACTATGTTTACACATAAAAACTTTTCAACGGATTGTCACGCACGAAATATTACGACAAGGGATGGATAAAACAACATTTTTTGatttatcataaattttatatcaaacTTTATAATCatttacaaaacaatgtaaCATAACATGAGAATATTCATCAACCATTCGCTCGCACGtattattaaatgtaaaaaCAAGAAGTAAGTTAGCTACATACTTACTACAAGTAATGTTTCTCTGCAATTAACAGTATTTAATCTTTAATAGATAtgcttataatatttatatcacaGCGTAGAAATACTCAATAAATAGAACTACTTACAATTGAAAGTAGATTAGAACACAAATGGACGTTTCTCCTGTTTAACATTTCCTTTTTGTTACAGTACTAAGTAATAAAATACGTATAATGTGTATTCAACTTcatttaatatcgcagtttGCATTTAATAATACAGGTTGTCCTTTTTAACTGGAACCAGTGTGATATCATATAAAGAActgaagatatatatatatatatatacatatatgaatgTTGTTACAAATCTTTGGTTTGATTTGAAAGAGGATTGATTATGTGTCATATAAATAAATAGCTTTTCTGTAAGTGAAGTAATTCCTTTAAATGAAACGCTATATTTATGTATGTGACAATATTTACTGAAACGAATGAAACGATATGCAATTGCCGTTGACAATGAACGTGAAATATCTTTAAAAAGAGATACATACGATTCATGGGGAATAGTTACCTATATCAGATAATGCATTTTAATGTATGTACTTTGTAATATATTATCTCGATATCAGATTATTCTTGTAAGGACAGTTCTTTAATGTCTTCAGCTTGTTAT
Encoded proteins:
- the LOC117159546 gene encoding BRISC and BRCA1-A complex member 1 isoform X1; this translates as MSNTGSASCFIPDLKSSYSDEDNTLVRNLSGMNLPEKILFVIDTTRERNCTPFKLSTGASYMPLFMIKRTIENFIYIKSIIQHSHEYALMILNSHSSQWICDFTNNTNSIVNHLNLINDDLLEEDKKSYDFGQMFDEIQRNLPLPTKEHDTAVPAFVVRVILVYSRSNSVPKFHIDKKPLDTLTRNPYFFIDVLYVHEPPCSENLCEEVYSEIAKLDTTNFSYILEVGRNAAKLHDSMAKLLAHPLQRPPQKDVCYAICPSPGSQETCNNI
- the LOC117159546 gene encoding BRISC and BRCA1-A complex member 1 isoform X2; translation: MKITRCSQWICDFTNNTNSIVNHLNLINDDLLEEDKKSYDFGQMFDEIQRNLPLPTKEHDTAVPAFVVRVILVYSRSNSVPKFHIDKKPLDTLTRNPYFFIDVLYVHEPPCSENLCEEVYSEIAKLDTTNFSYILEVGRNAAKLHDSMAKLLAHPLQRPPQKDVCYAICPSPGSQETCNNI